A single Diceros bicornis minor isolate mBicDic1 chromosome 7, mDicBic1.mat.cur, whole genome shotgun sequence DNA region contains:
- the E2F8 gene encoding transcription factor E2F8 isoform X2: protein MENEKENFFFEPHKRGLMKTPLKESTAANIVLAEIQPDFGPLTTPTKPKDISQGEPWTPTANLKMLISAVSPEIRSRDQKRGLFDNANGLPEAKDCLHEHLSGDEYEKSQPSRKEKSLGLLCHKFLARYPKYPNPAVNNDICLDEVAEELNVERRRIYDIVNVLESLHMVSRLAKNRYTWHGRHNLNKTLGALKSVGEENKYAEQIMMIKKKEYEQEFDFSKSYSIEDHIIKANAGQNGHTDMCFVELPGVEFRAASVNSRKDKSLRVMSQKFVMLFLVSTPQIVSLEIAAKILIGEDHVEDLDKSKFKTKIRRLYDIANVLSSLELIKKVHVTEERGRKPAFKWTGPEISPNPSGCSPVIPFTPSDLEVRRSSKENCAKNLFSTRGKPNFTRHPSLIKLVKTIESDRRKINSAPSSPIKTNKAESSQNSAPFPSKMAQLAAICKMQLEEQSSEPRKKVKVQLARSGHCKPVAPLDTPASAELELTAPSLIQPLGVVPLLPSPLSSAVPVILPQAPSGPPYAIYLQPAQARTMTPPQSLSPTVCPTASSKAMRSKDSADATTEKAAKDAAKPSTCTRPGSLLSVPERHGAKARDKEPAGERGSKRASALEDSGSKKKFKEDLKGLENVSALMVSPTSVAAVPVGSSPALTSSHPVPVQNPSSAIVNFTLQHLGLISPSVQVPASPGPGTVPMSPRIEAVSVAPESAGTQQGRASRYDSPVPGQNQPNGQSVAVTGAQQPVPVTPKGSQLVAESFFRTPGGPTKPMGSSCVDFDGANKTSVGTLFVPQRKLEVSTEDVH, encoded by the exons ATGGAGAACGAAAAG gaaaatttcttttttgagcCCCATAAAAGGGGCCTGATGAAAACACCTCTGAAAGAGTCCACTGCAGCAAATATAGTGTTGGCTGAGATCCAGCCTGACTTCGGCCCTTTAACCACACCCACCAAGCCCAAGGACATCTCCCAGGGAGAACCGTGGACGCCAACAGCCAACCTGAAAATGCTCATCAGTGCCGTGAGCCCCGAGATCCGCAGCAGAGATCAGAAAAGGGGGTTGTTTGACAACGCAAATGGATTGCCTGAGGCCAAAGATTGTTTGCAC GAACACTTATCTGGAGACGAATATGAGAAATCCCAACCAAGTCGAAAGGAGAAaagtttaggattgttatgtcatAAGTTCTTAGCACGCTATCCTAAGTATCCCAACCCTGCTGTGAATAATGACATCTGTCTTGACGAAGTAGCCGAGGAACTTA ATGTTGAGCGTCGACGCATTTATGACATCGTGAACGTCCTAGAGAGTTTACACATGGTGAGCCGCCTCGCCAAAAACAGGTACACCTGGCATGGGCGGCATAATCTCAACAAAACTCTTGGGGCTTTGAAGAGTGTCGGGGAGGAGAACAAGTACGCCGAACAGATTATGATGATCAAAAAGAAAGAATACGAACAAGAGTTTGACTTTAGTAAGAGTTACAGTATAGAGGATCATATCATCAAAGCAAACGCTGGCCAAAACGGACACACAGACATGTGTTTTGTCGAACTCCCTGGAGTGGAATTTCGGGCAG CTTCTGTAAACAGCCGCAAAGACAAGTCTTTAAGAGTGATGAGCCAGAAATTTGTGATGCTGTTTTTGGTGTCAACGCCTCAGATAGTAAGCCTAGAAATTGCTGCCAAGATTTTAATTGGGGAGGACCACGTGGAAGATTTGGATAAAAGCAAGTTTAAAA CAAAAATTAGGAGGTTGTATGATATAGCTAATGTTCTGAGTAGTCTGGAGCTTATCAAGAAAGTTCATGTGACAGAGGAAAGAGGCCGAAAACCAGCTTTTAAATGGACAGGGCCAGAAATCAGTCCCAATCCCAGTG GGTGCAGCCCGGTCATTCCTTTCACCCCCTCTGATCTGGAAGTGAGGCGGTCTTCAAAAGAGAACTGTGCCAAAAACCTCTTTTCCACACGTGGGAAACCAAACTTTACCCGACACCCATCTCTTATCAAACTGGTAAAGACCATAGAAAGTGATCGGAGAAAGATAAATTCTGCTCCCAGTAGCCCTATCAAGACCAACAAAG CTGAGAGTTCTCAGAATTCTGCACCCTTCCCAAGTAAAATGGCTCAGCTCGCAGCTATTTGCAAAATGCAGTTAGAAGAGCAGTCAAG TGAACCCAGAAAGAAAGTGAAAGTACAGCTGGCAAGATCTGGGCATTGCAAACCAGTGGCCCCTCTGGACACCCCAGCGAGTGCTGAGCTGGAACTGACGGCACCGTCCCTCATCCAGCCCCTGGGGGTGGTCCCCCTGCTCCCCAGCCCACTGTCATCGGCAGTGCCTGTGATCCTACCTCAGGCCCCTTCGGGCCCACCCTATGCCATCTACTTGCAGCCTGCCCAAGCCCGAACCATGACGCCACCCCAAAGTCTAAGCCCAACAGTCTGCCCCACTGCCTCTTCTAAAGCTATGAGATCAAAAGACTCCGCAGATGCTACCACCGAGAAGGCAGCCAAGGATGCCGCCAAGCCCAGCACCTGCACCAGGCCTGGAAGCTTGCTGTCAGTGCCAGAGAGACACGGTGCAAAGGCCCGAGACAAGGAGCCTGCTGGAGAAAGAGGCTCGAAGAGGGCAAGCGCGCTTGAGGACAGCGGttccaaaaagaaatttaaagaggACCTAAAAGGACTTGAAAACGTCTCCGCA CTAATGGTCTCGCCAACTTCCGTGGCAGCTGTACCTGTCGGGAGCAGCCCGGCTCTCACTTCGAGCCACCCCGTTCCCGTCCAGAACCCAAGCTCAGCCATTGTCAACTTCACCCTGCAGCACTTGGGACTCATCTCCCCCAGTGTGCAGGTGCCCGCCAGCCCCGGGCCCGGGACCGTTCCCATGTCTCCAAGAATAGAGGCCGTTAGTGTTGCCCCAGAAAGTGCAGGCACTCAGCAAGGAAGGGCCAGCAGGTACGACTCACCTGTCCCGGGCCAGAACCAGCCGAATGGACAATCAGTTGCTGTGACAGGGGCACAACAG CCTGTTCCTGTGACACCGAAAGGGTCACAATTAGTGGCCGAAAGTTTCTTCCGCACCCCAGGTGGACCAACGAAGCCGATGGGCTCATCCTGTGTGGATTTCGATGGTGCTAATAAAACTTCTGTTGGAACTCTCTTTGTCCCACAGCGAAAACTGGAAGTCTCAACGGAGGATGTCCATTAA
- the E2F8 gene encoding transcription factor E2F8 isoform X1, translating to MENEKENFFFEPHKRGLMKTPLKESTAANIVLAEIQPDFGPLTTPTKPKDISQGEPWTPTANLKMLISAVSPEIRSRDQKRGLFDNANGLPEAKDCLHEHLSGDEYEKSQPSRKEKSLGLLCHKFLARYPKYPNPAVNNDICLDEVAEELNVERRRIYDIVNVLESLHMVSRLAKNRYTWHGRHNLNKTLGALKSVGEENKYAEQIMMIKKKEYEQEFDFSKSYSIEDHIIKANAGQNGHTDMCFVELPGVEFRAASVNSRKDKSLRVMSQKFVMLFLVSTPQIVSLEIAAKILIGEDHVEDLDKSKFKTKIRRLYDIANVLSSLELIKKVHVTEERGRKPAFKWTGPEISPNPSGCSPVIPFTPSDLEVRRSSKENCAKNLFSTRGKPNFTRHPSLIKLVKTIESDRRKINSAPSSPIKTNKAESSQNSAPFPSKMAQLAAICKMQLEEQSSEPRKKVKVQLARSGHCKPVAPLDTPASAELELTAPSLIQPLGVVPLLPSPLSSAVPVILPQAPSGPPYAIYLQPAQARTMTPPQSLSPTVCPTASSKAMRSKDSADATTEKAAKDAAKPSTCTRPGSLLSVPERHGAKARDKEPAGERGSKRASALEDSGSKKKFKEDLKGLENVSATLFPSGYLIPLTQCSSLGAESILSSKENSGTLSPNHRIYSSPIAGVIPVTSSELTAVNFPSFHVTPLKLMVSPTSVAAVPVGSSPALTSSHPVPVQNPSSAIVNFTLQHLGLISPSVQVPASPGPGTVPMSPRIEAVSVAPESAGTQQGRASRYDSPVPGQNQPNGQSVAVTGAQQPVPVTPKGSQLVAESFFRTPGGPTKPMGSSCVDFDGANKTSVGTLFVPQRKLEVSTEDVH from the exons ATGGAGAACGAAAAG gaaaatttcttttttgagcCCCATAAAAGGGGCCTGATGAAAACACCTCTGAAAGAGTCCACTGCAGCAAATATAGTGTTGGCTGAGATCCAGCCTGACTTCGGCCCTTTAACCACACCCACCAAGCCCAAGGACATCTCCCAGGGAGAACCGTGGACGCCAACAGCCAACCTGAAAATGCTCATCAGTGCCGTGAGCCCCGAGATCCGCAGCAGAGATCAGAAAAGGGGGTTGTTTGACAACGCAAATGGATTGCCTGAGGCCAAAGATTGTTTGCAC GAACACTTATCTGGAGACGAATATGAGAAATCCCAACCAAGTCGAAAGGAGAAaagtttaggattgttatgtcatAAGTTCTTAGCACGCTATCCTAAGTATCCCAACCCTGCTGTGAATAATGACATCTGTCTTGACGAAGTAGCCGAGGAACTTA ATGTTGAGCGTCGACGCATTTATGACATCGTGAACGTCCTAGAGAGTTTACACATGGTGAGCCGCCTCGCCAAAAACAGGTACACCTGGCATGGGCGGCATAATCTCAACAAAACTCTTGGGGCTTTGAAGAGTGTCGGGGAGGAGAACAAGTACGCCGAACAGATTATGATGATCAAAAAGAAAGAATACGAACAAGAGTTTGACTTTAGTAAGAGTTACAGTATAGAGGATCATATCATCAAAGCAAACGCTGGCCAAAACGGACACACAGACATGTGTTTTGTCGAACTCCCTGGAGTGGAATTTCGGGCAG CTTCTGTAAACAGCCGCAAAGACAAGTCTTTAAGAGTGATGAGCCAGAAATTTGTGATGCTGTTTTTGGTGTCAACGCCTCAGATAGTAAGCCTAGAAATTGCTGCCAAGATTTTAATTGGGGAGGACCACGTGGAAGATTTGGATAAAAGCAAGTTTAAAA CAAAAATTAGGAGGTTGTATGATATAGCTAATGTTCTGAGTAGTCTGGAGCTTATCAAGAAAGTTCATGTGACAGAGGAAAGAGGCCGAAAACCAGCTTTTAAATGGACAGGGCCAGAAATCAGTCCCAATCCCAGTG GGTGCAGCCCGGTCATTCCTTTCACCCCCTCTGATCTGGAAGTGAGGCGGTCTTCAAAAGAGAACTGTGCCAAAAACCTCTTTTCCACACGTGGGAAACCAAACTTTACCCGACACCCATCTCTTATCAAACTGGTAAAGACCATAGAAAGTGATCGGAGAAAGATAAATTCTGCTCCCAGTAGCCCTATCAAGACCAACAAAG CTGAGAGTTCTCAGAATTCTGCACCCTTCCCAAGTAAAATGGCTCAGCTCGCAGCTATTTGCAAAATGCAGTTAGAAGAGCAGTCAAG TGAACCCAGAAAGAAAGTGAAAGTACAGCTGGCAAGATCTGGGCATTGCAAACCAGTGGCCCCTCTGGACACCCCAGCGAGTGCTGAGCTGGAACTGACGGCACCGTCCCTCATCCAGCCCCTGGGGGTGGTCCCCCTGCTCCCCAGCCCACTGTCATCGGCAGTGCCTGTGATCCTACCTCAGGCCCCTTCGGGCCCACCCTATGCCATCTACTTGCAGCCTGCCCAAGCCCGAACCATGACGCCACCCCAAAGTCTAAGCCCAACAGTCTGCCCCACTGCCTCTTCTAAAGCTATGAGATCAAAAGACTCCGCAGATGCTACCACCGAGAAGGCAGCCAAGGATGCCGCCAAGCCCAGCACCTGCACCAGGCCTGGAAGCTTGCTGTCAGTGCCAGAGAGACACGGTGCAAAGGCCCGAGACAAGGAGCCTGCTGGAGAAAGAGGCTCGAAGAGGGCAAGCGCGCTTGAGGACAGCGGttccaaaaagaaatttaaagaggACCTAAAAGGACTTGAAAACGTCTCCGCA ACCTTGTTCCCATCAGGATACCTAATCCCTCTCACCCAGTGCTCATCCCTGGGGGCAGAGTCCATTTTGTCTAGTAAGGAAAACTCAGGTACTCTTTCCCCAAACCACAGGATCTACAGCTCCCCAATCGCAG GTGTTATTCCAGTGACATCATCCGAACTCACTGCTGTTAATTTTCCCTCTTTTCATGTAACACCTTTGAAGCTAATGGTCTCGCCAACTTCCGTGGCAGCTGTACCTGTCGGGAGCAGCCCGGCTCTCACTTCGAGCCACCCCGTTCCCGTCCAGAACCCAAGCTCAGCCATTGTCAACTTCACCCTGCAGCACTTGGGACTCATCTCCCCCAGTGTGCAGGTGCCCGCCAGCCCCGGGCCCGGGACCGTTCCCATGTCTCCAAGAATAGAGGCCGTTAGTGTTGCCCCAGAAAGTGCAGGCACTCAGCAAGGAAGGGCCAGCAGGTACGACTCACCTGTCCCGGGCCAGAACCAGCCGAATGGACAATCAGTTGCTGTGACAGGGGCACAACAG CCTGTTCCTGTGACACCGAAAGGGTCACAATTAGTGGCCGAAAGTTTCTTCCGCACCCCAGGTGGACCAACGAAGCCGATGGGCTCATCCTGTGTGGATTTCGATGGTGCTAATAAAACTTCTGTTGGAACTCTCTTTGTCCCACAGCGAAAACTGGAAGTCTCAACGGAGGATGTCCATTAA